A window of Syntrophorhabdaceae bacterium genomic DNA:
TGCCACTTCGTCAAGGCCGTAGGTCTTACAAAGGTAAGCCAGGTTTAATATATCTTTCTTAAAACAGGAACCGCCGAAACCGATGCTCGCATTGAGGAATTTACTTCCGAGCCGGCTATCCAGTCCAATAGCCTTTGAGACCTCTCCGATATCAGCCTCGGTCTTCTCACAGAGAGCGGAAATAGCATTTATCGACGATATCCTTTGAGCGAGAAATGCGTTGGCTACGAGCTTTGAAAGCTCGCTGCTCCAGACATTGCTCTCTATGATGCGGTCCTTGGGCACCCAGTTCTTATAGACCTCAACAAGCTCGCTTCTCGCCTTTATACCGGTTTCCGTTTCGTGCGATCCGATGAGCACGCGGTCAGGAAATTCGAGGTCCTTTATGGCTGTGCCTTCTGCAAGAAACTCAGGGTTAGAGAGCACCTCAAAATGAATATCGTTTCCCTTGGACGTGAGAATACGCTCCATGGCGAGAGCGGTCTTGACCGGGATAGTGCATTTTTCCACCACAATTTTGGGAGAGTCGGCCGCCTCCCTGATTTGTCTTGCCGTTTTTTCCCAGTACTGAAGATCAGCCGCCATGCCGGCGCCTGCTCCAAAAGTTTTTGTAGGCGTATTGACGGCCACAAAAATGAGCTCGGACTCCCTGATACCTTTTTCGATGTCCGTATCAAAGAAGAGGTTCTTCCCGCGCGTGGCCTGGACGATCTCGTCAAGACCGGGTTCATATACGGGAAGTTCGTTTGATTTCCACTGCTTTATCCTTTCCTGGTTGATATCGACTACCGTCACGCGATACTGGGGACATTTGTAAGCAATCATTGCCATGGTGGGTCCACCCACATATCCCGCTCCGATACAAAGAATGTGTTTCCTAAACGTTTCTGCCATTGCCTCTTCCTTTCTTCATGTTGTATGAGGATAAATTGCCTTTGCTACGCCTTACAGACCGAAGCCTTGTAAGCAGGCCCGATCTTCATTACATATTCAGTTTATCAAATGACGGGCCACTTTGCCACATAGTTGACGTCAACTGACACAAAAAGGAGCTATCTATACCCCTTTTCCCTACGCGCCCAGTTCTTAGCGGTTCTCATAAGGTCGTGAAAGCCTGACATCTTGAGCGCGAAACCGTTGAAAGAGTCGCCTCTCTCAAAACAATATCTGGGCATTTCATACTCGTCGTATGCGTATCCGGTAAACTCCACCGTAGTAAATGCCAACGTGTAGCCGGCCTCTTTGACCATGGTCTTTACTGATTCATCATAATCGGATATGCTCCCATTCGGATAGGCGAAGAAGCGCACTTCTTCGCCTAACTGCTGTTCTATCTGCAATTTCGGGATCTCAATCTCGTATCTTGTCTTTTCGGGCGGTATCCTTGTGAGAATGGGGTGCGACACGGTGTGGGCGCCAAATGAGACGAGCCTCGATTCATACATTTCCTTAATTTCACTCCATGAAAGCATTCGGATTGTTTCGTGGATATCCCGCAGATCTGTGTTCAAAATTGCCTGCAACTGTTCTATTGCCTGTAACCTGTCCTTGTGGAACATTTTCTTGAGTTGCGCATTAATGTCCCTGAATGTGGCTAGCCTCTCATTTTCGTTTCTCAAAAAGTAGGTCTTGTTGAAAAGGGCAGGGTGGGTGAAACTGTCGATTTTGGTCTTGCCGAACATGTAAATGAGTTGGTCCTGGGAAAGAACGGTATGATTTTCCACGCAGCCGGTTGTGAGAAAGATCGTTGCAGGGATCGAATATTTCTTCAATAAGGGGTAAACATTGGTATAAAGATTGCGATGACCGTCGTCGAAGGTAAGCGATAGTGAGGGGAAAGAGGGTTTTCGTCTTTCACGAAACAATGACACGTATTCATCAAGGGTCACAAATACATAATGTTTCTTGAGGTAGCTTATACGCGTTTCCAATTCCTCCACGGAAAAATGGCCGAGCATCTGTAGAAATTCTGCCAATCCGTCAGACCTGGCGACCACCTGATGCGAATAGAGCACACGGGTGGGTAACGGGTAGGTGGTGCGATACAGACTACTAATTATCGGTATGAGCCCTGCGGCAGATATCATGGCGCCCGTAGCCTGCTTGATGTTACGCAACATCATTCGTATTCTCGATTCATCAACCGGTGATATATTTTCTCGACCATAGCCTTTGGAAAGAGAGATTTCAAGGTCTTTCGAGTTTTCCTCTCCAGCGTTGCCCACCGTGCTTTTGCCCGGGAGCGCCAGATCACGGTGTCCACACTGAGGTGTTCCTTCTTAGTCCAGATATACTTGTATTCTTCAGTTCCACGCAAGAAATCAAATTCCTTTGCGCCTTTTTGTGTACAGTCCTCAAGGGCAAGCAGCTGGAGAACGCTCCCCACGCGAAAGTTCGACCAACGAGGGTCGAATCCGATAGAATGATTGTACACGACGCCATTGTAAAAGAAGCTATAATGCCCTGCCGCCGGTGTACCGTCCACGAGGAGCCTCAAGAGGTACAGCCAGCCGTTATCGAAGAACCGCTGGATTATGGTATTGTGAAACCTGAGATAGCCCTCTCTGTACCGGGCAAAGCTGCCAGGGCCTCCTTTTTGTTCCCAGCGCTTTTGGTGAAGCTCAATAATGGTCGCGAAATCATTCTCAACACTCTTCTTGTCCATGGTTTCGCACATCTTAACCGTTCTGCCCTTTTCGAGCTTTTTCAGGTGGTTCCTGAACTTGTAGCGGGAAGTCTGGCTCAAAGTTTTCATGAAGTCATCCAAACTCCCATTGAGTTCAATATAGGGCGATACGTTTGATTGATATTCCCAAAATGGGACATGTGCCGCATCGCAATAGACACGCACCTCTTCAAGATTTACGCTTTCCTTCCGCACGGAAGTAAGATTTATCACGTCCCATTTCCTGACATTGTCGAAAAGAAATTCGAGGAAATAAGAAACAATCTCCCGCTCGCGACCCCTGCGAATGATAAAATCCTGATACTCGGTAATAACACCGGCAGAACCGATGAACTCGAGATGTCTTAAGGACCTTAGACCGAAGAATCTTCCCCGTGTTATATAGAGGGGCGCTATGCCCACCAGAGCGCCTTGATCTTCCGCTACGACAATACATGGTGTTTTACCGTCTCCGAAACATTCCCACCAGGTATACATCCATTCCCAGGTAAGAAACGGCGTGTCGGATGAGGAATTCTTCAGGAGTTCATTCCATGATTCCCTCATGGCTTTCATCTCGTGAGGGTCACTAACGATACGAAGGGTGGGATTATCCATTTTATGGGGCCTTTGAAAACGAGAGAGTCTCAAGCATAATATGCTCTATGGATTTGATGTTCTTGGTGATGTCAAAAAGTTCACAGGCCCTTAATCGGGAGTTCGCGCCCATCTTCATGCGCAACTGGCGGTCCCTAAGGAGGCTCAGTATGCCATCCGCAATCTTCCCCCTATGGCCTATGGGCACAACGAAACCGTTAAAGCCGTGTTGTGTGGTATCCGAAAGCCCCCAATTATCGGTTATGACCACGGGTTTGGCGCTGGCCAACGCCTCAAGGGTTGCGATGCCCATGCCTTCCCGCCAGGTGTTGGGGCAATGAACAAAGATATCGATCTCCTTTAGGATCTCGGAGGTGTCCTTGCGCCAGCCGGTGAAGATCACTTTACCCTCCAACCCGGATGACTTCACCTGATTGAGGAGGTTACTCATGATGGATTTGTCTTCATCGCCCACTATTAAGAAGACCGCATCAGGAAATTCCCTTAACACGATGGATGCAGCCCCAATCACGTCTTCATGTCCCTTACCTTCATCTATCCGGGAAATCAATCCGATGAGCTGTATGCCGGGCGCTATACCGAATTCATCGTGTAGTGCCTGAGTCTTTTGTCCGGGTTTGAATGCTTCCACATCCACCCCTTCAAAAATTACAACCATCTTCTTGTAGGGGAATCCGGATTCAGTGTGAAAATTGTATTCGGCGTGGGAAGAGGCAATGAAAACTTTCGGAAAAGAAGAAAGCATCTTCCACATTCTCTTTCCCGGGTTATGAACTCCCACACCTCCCTTACGCACAACGCAAGGAACTCGGGCGATGGCCGCCGCAAGAATCGCAGGCATATGGTAGATCACGTCCTGGTTCAACAGAACCAGATCAATTTTTCCCTTCTTTATCATCGCGATCAGTCGCAGAACAGGAATAAAATTTTGTTTGAGGATTGCAAAAATGATTTGAATATGTTTGATAAATGGAAATGTGCTGTGCCGTGGTTGTGTGTATCTTTCCTCGCTTGAGAGAAACTCCACCTCGGCATCTGATTCTTGAATTTTGCGAATAAAAGGTCCTGCGCCCCTCTTATAAAACAACACAGTGGGATGGAATGTATGCCTGTCCAGGTGGCTGAGAAAAGAATACAGATAAGACGCCGAACCTCCATACCCCATACCTGATTCACAAATAAGAAGATTGACCATAGAAGAGAGTCTGACTACAAACGAATGTCTTTCACCCAATGCTTGTTGGCGAAATACCAGTCCATTGTTGCCTTGAGTCCGTCCTTGAGGGCGACCCCGGGCTCCCATTCCAGGAGTGTTCTCGCTTTACTGATATCGGCCCAGGTCTCCTTTATATCGGTTTTGTTAAAAGGTTTATGGTCTATCGCGGCTATTTTGCCGAGACCGCTTTGAATTTCGCCAATCACATGATTGAGTGAGATCGGATTTTGCCCTCCACCGAGGTTTATGATTTCGTATCCGAGCGGTTTGAGTGCCTTTATGGTGCCACTGGCGATGTCATCGACGAAGGTGAAATCTCTCGCTTGTGTCCCATCCCCGAAGAGCTCGATGGGCGTGCCTTCGTCTATCCACTTGATAAACCGGAATATGCTCATGTCAGGTCTGCCCGCGGGTCCGTAGACGGTAAAATAGCGCAATACCGAAACATCCATCCCGAAGAGATAGTGATATGTATAAGCCATCACCTCCGCGGCCTTCTTTGTCGCCGCATATGGAGAGATGGGGGCATTGACCGGCAGGTCTTCCTTGAATGGCATGGGTTGACCTGCGTAGAGTGAGGAAGTTGAGGCGAGCACCATCTTTTGGACCCCGAATTTCCTCATCATCTCCAGGATGTTGAGGGTGCCCTGTGCATTAGTCGCCATATACACATGCGGGTTCTCCATACTGTATCTTACACCCGCCCTGGCTGCGAGATTAATGACCGCGTCAAAGCGATAAGTAGCAAAGAGAGACTCCAGAGAATTGCGGTCTTCGATATCCGTCAATGACCAGACAAAATTATCAAATCGGGCCAGACCATGAAGTCTGTGTTCTTTTAACCGCACGTCGTAGTAATCGTTCATATTGTCGATACCGACTACAGAGCTACCGTTTTCCAGCAGGAGCTGGCACGTTCGGGCGCCTATAAAACCTGCCGCCCCTGTCACAAGAAAGAACCGCATCCGAGCCCTCCTTTATACTTACGTGCGTACCCGTTCATAATTCGATCATCTTTCGTGTCTGCCGAGGAAACCGTCTCTGTGTATCAGCTGGTTTGTTTTGAACCATACCATTCGGATGTGCTATGCTCAAGAAACGTCACGCTGGGTCTAAGATGGATTTCAAGTCGCCTGCAAAGAAAATACTTCTTCAGAAGCACATTAACTTCCTGGTTATACACGGATTGCGACTTTTGTGCAGATTTCGCTATCATACCATACTAACGAACATAATCGAGAGAGTGCCCGTTTCGGCAGATGAAGTTACATCGATTACGATCGACGGCGAAGACATGAGGTATTACGCGAGGGGAGCTATCGGGAGGCAGATCTTCTGGACAAAGAGCTATCCTGACGCGGTCGCAATATCGATCTTCACCCACCTTGCAAGGAAGTCTTCAGTTATCATGGATATCGGGGCTAACATAGGACTCTTCGCCATCTCGGGAGCTAAAGCAAATTTGAATGCTCGCGTCTATGCCTTCGAGCCCATCCCCTCCTTATCGGATGCCATCGAAGCAAATAAGGCCCTGAATGACCTTAGTAATATTTGGGTTATACCTCAAGCGGTGAGTAATACAACCGGAGTATCCAGCCTTTATCTGACCGAAGATGATACCATGGCGTCTCTCAAACAGGGCAGGGGGCTGACAATTGAAGGCGAGCGTCAAGTGAGTACCGTCACGCTTGATGAATTTTGTGAATCCCGTAACATTGAAAAGGTAGATCTCATAAAGATAGACGTTGAGGGCGCCGAGACGTTCGTACTTAAGGGCGGCACTGCTACACTAAATTCCAGCTCCCCTTATGTTATCGTGGAGGTCTTAAATGCCGAGGTGGCCTATTATCTGAACCATTTGCTTGGAAATATGGGATACAGGTTCTTCAACATCACGTTGAGTGGTATAATGCCCGCCGATACTGTCGAGTTTTCCGCCAACCTGGACAACCGAAATTGGCTGTGTGTGAGTAATTGCAGAGAGCTTTAGCAGGTAAATCCAAAATGAACCAATCGGACATGTGTTTATGGGCTTTCTCCTTCTTGAGGAGAAAGCCCATCTTTTCGCTGTAGACTGATCTCAGTTGGGCGCTACTGTCAGAGCCGGGCCTTTGTTGGCGTTGCACTTTCCAGGCGGGCAGGAATTCCCCAGATATTCCCAGATGTATTTTGAGAGCGTCATGTTATCCGCGCAGAAGCCTCTCGTAGGATCGGGACTGGAGGGGGCCCCGTAAGTCCTGAAGAAAGTCCTGATGGTGTCCTCGTAAGGCCAGGGCCACAGACTATTGGTAGTGGTTGTATTATAACCGGTGTCACCCCACATGGAGCCATCGGCACCTATTTTGTACAGAATTGTGGCCCCAATATCGCCGCCGTCCGATGCCTTTCCGCTTAAATTTGAACCGGACTCGATTCTGACGAGATATTTCAGGGCGCCCGCCAGTGGATTGGTGGTAGTGATATCGGCTGCAGAGGAGCCAACATTCGATTTATTGGCAAAGTTTCCGTAGAAGGCGTCATTGGTGGAACTCTTGATGTTAGAGATCGCCGTACCGCTGCCGCCGAGATTGAAAAAGAGCGAGTTGCTTACATCACCATACGATGTGGTATTCGCAGTCATCATATTCCATGCTGCGGAGTAGCTCGATTTTCCGAAAGTATTGTGTCGAATCGTGAAGTCCATGTTTATTGAGTTATCAACGATCATTCCGTTCAGAAAATCGTAAAACACGGTATTTTCCATCAAGAAATTATCACAGCCGTTGCCGACCGAGAAGACCTCGGAGGGGGACGATCCCCATCTGCTGTGCTGAAGGTTCAGTGCGATGGACCCCCTGATACTGGTGTTGGAACTGTGATATTCGACCCCTCCGACCGTATTTACATGTCGGCAATAGAAACCTCCATACACGCCCTCATAGTTCGTATAGTACTGGTCGTTGCTATCGATGGCTATGCAATTCTGGTACTCGACATACTGCGAGGTATAATTTACAAAATTGGAGATGGGCATGCCATTGCCGTTGGCGTTGTCAAGCCTTGCCACGCACCGCCTGAATATTACGTGGTCGGAAGTGAAAGGGATAAAGTTGTAACGGCCTATTCCGGTCACATAGCAGTCTTCAAGGAGAATGTATGACGCGTACTGGATGGCGATGTTGTCCTCAAAACCGCACCGAGTAAATTTGATGTGATGAGCAGTTCGATTGGTGGCTGACGAACCGGTAAGGTTGTGACCAATACCACCAGCTCCGCTACCATTGACATACTGAATACCATCAAACTGGACATAGGACATGGTGAACGTGCCATAACCGTCGAACATGGAGATCGTGTTCTGACCATCGAAAACAGCTTTACCCGGGTTTTCGGCTCGTACCACTGTGTATGCGCTGGAAGACCCGCTTGGTGGCATCAGATTGTAACGTATCTGGTTATTGGTGCCGGTGTATGTACCGTCTCTTATGATCAGGGTGTCGCCACCAGACATTGCGCTAACTGCACTTTGCAGGTTCTTGTAGGTTTCGTTGGGACCCATGTAGATGGTCTTGCCCTGAGCCACCGAAGTGATCCCTGCAAGAACGAATAATAGTGTCAGGGAGATTAATAAATGCTTGCTTCTTTTCATGTTAGTCCTCCTTGCGACAAAGGGCATCCCCATGAAGCAAGGGCGTGCCCGAATTGCGATTCGGCATTCGGAATCGCACATGAGCCCTTAATTTGGTCCATGTACTTGTCGGCATCATATCGTATTATAAGTCTACCATGATTTGAAGCAAATGACTAAAATCACATTCTCTTTACACATCTTTTGACACTGCCCACCTGTCGCTTGACTTACTTTTTACAAGTCCTCACCATCCTTTCTGATGCAATCGACCATCTGCTCGACACTCCTCGTCCATGAGAATTTCCGGGCCTTCTCAAATCCGTTTTCACCCATCCTTTTTCTCTTGGCCGGGTTACCGAGAAGATCGATGATTTTTTCCGCCAGTTCCCCGGCATTGTTTGGTTCGATTAGATAACCTGTTTCTCCATCGTCGATGATTTCCGGAATACTTTCGATTCTGGTCCCGACACAGGGAAGACCGTTTGCCATGGCTTCCAGAAAAACTATGCCAAAAGGTTCTCTAAGCGAAGGCATCACGAAAATATCGGCGGTTCTGAATTCCTGTGCCGTCAATTCCAAAGAGAGCTTCCCCTTAACGATTATATTGGGATCGCTATTCTCTATATGGCAGCCGACGATCGTCAGTTTTGCGTCGGGGATAATATTCTTTACCTTCGAGAAGGCCTCGAGCAGCACAGGACCTCCCTTTCGTTTGAAATCAATCCCGACAAAGAGTACCTTTTTTCCTTGAGGCGACATCCTCTGTTCTTTGGCAACCGGTACGTTAATGCCGGGATATACGGTCTCTATCCTGCTCTCCTCCATTTCATAATCGCTAATCAGGCTATTTTTGATATAATTGCTCATGGTAAATATTGTTGTTGCCCGATGGTAGCAGGCTTTTTCCAGATCAATCCATTTTGATGAGGCCAATGACGCGGATTCTCCAAGATCATTCCTTGCCGCTTTTTCGGTCAACAAATGTGTGTGGTCGGTGTAGATGAAGTAGGGCTTCCTTGTGGGATTCACGGCCCCCGCGAACAGGGTCTGCGTCTGGAATATCACATCAGGATCTTCTCTTTCGATTGTTTTTTGGCAATGGCCGGATAACAACCTGAACACGAACGGAAGGTAATTGATGGCGTCCGCCCATCGTTTCCCGAATATTGTCATGGCCAGAGGCATGAGCAGCATGCCGGTAAGCGTTCTTTTCGGGTTGATCGCATCCGAGACATCGCAATCTATTACCCGAAACCCTTTTTCTCTAAATCCTTCCACTAAATAGCGATTAATTCCCGAAAATGAACCATATCTAAGGAACAGCAACTTGGGCTCTGCGGGCTGTGATCTACTCATGAGACGTGTTGCTCCCCGGTCTAAGACTAATCGTCTTCGATAGCTCGCTTTGCGGTATCATTTGTTTTGGGCTTGTCTGGCTGCTATACAGGACAGTAAAGCGGATTCGATTTTCTTGACGCTCAATTCCCAACTGAAGTCTTTTTCCACCATCTCCTTGGCCTTCAATCCGATCTCATGCATTCGGTCACTATTTCGAATCAGATCCACTATTTCCGACGCCATATCCTGCGAGTTGTCCCTGATGATAATCTGCTCGCCATCCATGGCTTTAATCCCTGCGTTTCCGAAACGAGTGCTCACCACAGGCAGTCCACAGGCCATGGCCTCGAGTATCTTGTTCTGTATCCCGGCGCCGGAGACCATTGGAGCTACGAAGACTTTACTCCGATTGAGGATCTTGGCCATATCTTCGACAAAACCGGTGACTATCACATTATGATCGTCATGGTATTTGAGTACTCTGTCGGACGGTGTGGTGCCGCAGATGTAGAACTTTATTTCCGGACAGTACTGTTTTATCCCCGGTAGGACCTTTTCACAGAAGAACTCCACGGCCTTCTCGTTTGGATCATATCCCATGTTTCCGGTAAAGATAATATCGATGTCCTTTTTGACCGTTCCCGCATGAAACAGCGACACATCCACCCCATTGGGGACAACAGCAAGGTTTTCGTTCTTCAAGTACTCCTTATCTACCCCCGATGTAATAAAAGTTGCGTCAAATAGCTTCGGGTAATGACTTTCGAAGGCAATCATCTTCTTCCACTCCAGAAAATATGCAGCCTTCTTTACAGGGTTACGCTCGCTCTTGTATCGCCTCTCCGTGCTCAGGCTGAAAGAGTCGATCCAATCCATAGCGGTTGGAATTCCTTTGACCAGTTCTCGGTAATAGGCTAATCTGCCGCACACAAAATAAACCAGATCGTAGCTGTTTTCCGAGACCATTTCGGTTATAATGTCTGTCATTTTTGGTGTATGATAGCAGTAAACGTACGAGGGCCAGGAAGTGAACAGACCGAGGTACGCTTTCACCTTCCAGGCCCTTTCGCTCACTTCCACCGGTTTGATCTTCCGACAGTACTTCCGCATTTCTGCGAGGTCTTGATCGGCGATCTTTTCCTCACTAAAGGCCACAAGATCGATCTCGTGCCTGGCCGACAGATCCCTGATCGGATAGTATGCCCGTATCTTATCCCCTTTCAGAGGCGGGTATGGGAACCGTGATGTGATAAACAGAATTTTCATGCCTCACCTCTAATCTCTGCCCCCGCGAAGTAGTCCAATATTTTTTTCCCATTAATGTACCAATTATGCGTATTGACAATATATTTTCTCGCGTCTTGAGCCATCTTTTCTCTCAAGTCCTCTTGATCCACCAGAATCATCATTTTTCTCGCCAAATCATCCGTGTCGCCTGGTTGGAACAATAGCCCTGTTTCTGCGTCACGGACGATGTCTTCTATGGGTTCCAGGCGAGGAGCTACGACGGCCTTGCCAGCTGCCATGTATTCAGGTATCTTCATGGGCGAACCATATGCGTTGGAGTGCGGCATGACGGCGAGATCAAAGAGAGCGACATACCCGGGTATCTCTTCATAGGGAACGTGTCCCACGAAGACCACCTTTCTTTCAAGTCCATCCCGGCTCACCTTGTCTCGTGTCTCGGCCATAGCCGGGCCGTCACCTACCAGTACGCAGACAATATCGTCTCTGAGTTTTGATATGCGCATAAAGGCGTCGAGTAAGAGATCGATGCCATGCCATTTGTAGAAGAAGCCCACGAATCCGATGATCTTCTTTCCTTCAATACCCATACTCCGCAAGAGCCTGTGATCGGGCTTGGATGGAAAGAATTTGTCCGGGTCGGCGGCATTCGGCACAACAAGGATCTTATTCGGCGTGACACCTGATTTAACCAATCGGGTCTTTAACCACGTTGAGACTACTATGAGGCCGCTCGCTCGCCGGAAAACGAATTTCTCGATGGTTCGGTCCATCAACCGGACCAAAGTAGTTCTCGACCTGACAAGGGGGGTCTCAGTGGTAAAATTGACCTCAAGAAGCAACGGGATCCTGTGAAAAAGAGCAACCAGCGCCCCGGCGCAACACAGGAATGCATATCGCTCGTATATGAGCTCAATCTTCTTGCTTCTCACGCGCCGTGAAAGGGCAAAGAGAGCCCAGGCGTTGTAAACCAGTTCAAAGATCTCAAAAAAGAATTGGGGGATTTTCCGGCTAAATGCCTTCCATGGGCTCGAGGCCCGCGTCCCTCCTCTTTCTTTGGCTTCGTTCTCGGCGATCTTCACCCCCGGAGGGGAGACAATATCAACCTCGTGGCCTTGTTTGGTCCAGGCATTAACAAAACCGAGTATGTGGACCCTTTCTACCCCGCCACCCTGGGTCCGATGATGGTAGAGAATCCTCACGCCTTAATCACCCAAGAAATTCCTGGTTATGATGTCTTGTAATGATATGCTTCAAGCAGATAGTCCCTGAATAACCCCGGATTTCCATCTTTTCCGTGTTCCGCCGCCTTTATGATATTGTACAGCTCTCTGGCCGTTACGTAATGGAGCGCATACTTGAGGCCGTCATTATATTTTTCATTCAAATAACGGTGCATTTCCCTGATTGGGTTTCCGAGCAAGACATCATGATGTTCTGTCGGTGCCCCATGAGTAAAAACTTTAACGACAATCCAGTTCTCCCTTCCGGCAACATGAATGCCCGTGCTGATCCAGGCGTCCACTCGTTCCGTGACGGGGAGGTTATTGGCTGAGATTTCTCCATCCTCGATGCCAACAATAGGAATGCCCTTTCTCTTCTTCCAGCGAAAACCGAGCGGGCCTTGTATCATCATCAGGTCGCCGTCTCCGGAAGAGCCTACCCGAACCTCCACCCCCCTATCGTACGATTTGGCCTGAGTCGGGTTGTCCTTTGCGTAGTATATAGTATTCACCGTTCTCGGTTGAGATTCGACCATATAAGAGGGAAAGGTGAAATCGGCGTAGCAGCCCGTCTGCCTCAAAATC
This region includes:
- a CDS encoding glycosyltransferase family 4 protein yields the protein MSRSQPAEPKLLFLRYGSFSGINRYLVEGFREKGFRVIDCDVSDAINPKRTLTGMLLMPLAMTIFGKRWADAINYLPFVFRLLSGHCQKTIEREDPDVIFQTQTLFAGAVNPTRKPYFIYTDHTHLLTEKAARNDLGESASLASSKWIDLEKACYHRATTIFTMSNYIKNSLISDYEMEESRIETVYPGINVPVAKEQRMSPQGKKVLFVGIDFKRKGGPVLLEAFSKVKNIIPDAKLTIVGCHIENSDPNIIVKGKLSLELTAQEFRTADIFVMPSLREPFGIVFLEAMANGLPCVGTRIESIPEIIDDGETGYLIEPNNAGELAEKIIDLLGNPAKRKRMGENGFEKARKFSWTRSVEQMVDCIRKDGEDL
- a CDS encoding glycosyltransferase — protein: MKILFITSRFPYPPLKGDKIRAYYPIRDLSARHEIDLVAFSEEKIADQDLAEMRKYCRKIKPVEVSERAWKVKAYLGLFTSWPSYVYCYHTPKMTDIITEMVSENSYDLVYFVCGRLAYYRELVKGIPTAMDWIDSFSLSTERRYKSERNPVKKAAYFLEWKKMIAFESHYPKLFDATFITSGVDKEYLKNENLAVVPNGVDVSLFHAGTVKKDIDIIFTGNMGYDPNEKAVEFFCEKVLPGIKQYCPEIKFYICGTTPSDRVLKYHDDHNVIVTGFVEDMAKILNRSKVFVAPMVSGAGIQNKILEAMACGLPVVSTRFGNAGIKAMDGEQIIIRDNSQDMASEIVDLIRNSDRMHEIGLKAKEMVEKDFSWELSVKKIESALLSCIAARQAQNK
- a CDS encoding glycosyltransferase family 4 protein → MRILYHHRTQGGGVERVHILGFVNAWTKQGHEVDIVSPPGVKIAENEAKERGGTRASSPWKAFSRKIPQFFFEIFELVYNAWALFALSRRVRSKKIELIYERYAFLCCAGALVALFHRIPLLLEVNFTTETPLVRSRTTLVRLMDRTIEKFVFRRASGLIVVSTWLKTRLVKSGVTPNKILVVPNAADPDKFFPSKPDHRLLRSMGIEGKKIIGFVGFFYKWHGIDLLLDAFMRISKLRDDIVCVLVGDGPAMAETRDKVSRDGLERKVVFVGHVPYEEIPGYVALFDLAVMPHSNAYGSPMKIPEYMAAGKAVVAPRLEPIEDIVRDAETGLLFQPGDTDDLARKMMILVDQEDLREKMAQDARKYIVNTHNWYINGKKILDYFAGAEIRGEA